In one Synergistaceae bacterium genomic region, the following are encoded:
- a CDS encoding sugar ABC transporter substrate-binding protein, whose amino-acid sequence MSTRFKKVIAFMAAAIMIMNFATVVFAAREDPARQKAVAANSSKKRIDIYGGAPVKIAYIAHDIGTPNNQGWKEGIERECASWSNIKVDSYSAEESAEKQVQIMTDCINQGYNAIILQCSDGTALAPSVRQAEEAGIPVITLNLDCASDTVHSALVMAVDYDAGRMAADKMAEQLKGEGDIAIIQGVPGLTRTDNLEQGFRDTIAKYPKIKIVDAQTASFQKDTAMTVMNSFLQSYPDLKGVFAINDAMAEGAALAAESANKKGKICIWGADGEKDALAMIENGSMAGTIYTNSWDEGSTAAKIALLMIGSEYSYTVLTETPKVIMEPIVVTAENVSSIAPADRW is encoded by the coding sequence ATGAGTACTAGATTTAAGAAGGTTATTGCTTTCATGGCAGCGGCAATTATGATAATGAACTTTGCAACAGTAGTATTTGCTGCTAGAGAAGATCCTGCGAGACAGAAGGCAGTGGCTGCTAACAGCAGCAAAAAACGTATTGACATTTACGGCGGTGCTCCGGTAAAAATTGCTTACATTGCCCACGATATAGGAACTCCCAACAATCAAGGCTGGAAAGAGGGAATCGAGCGCGAGTGTGCTTCATGGTCAAACATCAAAGTAGATTCTTACAGCGCGGAAGAGTCAGCAGAGAAACAAGTTCAGATTATGACAGACTGCATCAATCAGGGCTATAATGCGATAATCCTTCAGTGTTCAGACGGTACGGCACTTGCTCCTTCTGTTAGACAAGCTGAAGAGGCGGGAATTCCTGTTATAACTCTGAATCTTGATTGTGCCAGCGATACAGTACACAGCGCACTCGTTATGGCAGTTGACTATGACGCGGGACGTATGGCTGCCGATAAAATGGCTGAACAGTTAAAGGGAGAAGGCGACATTGCTATAATTCAGGGTGTGCCCGGTTTGACTCGTACTGACAATTTAGAGCAGGGCTTCCGTGATACAATTGCGAAATATCCTAAAATTAAAATTGTAGACGCTCAGACAGCATCATTCCAGAAAGATACAGCAATGACCGTTATGAATTCATTCTTACAGTCATATCCGGATCTGAAGGGAGTTTTTGCAATTAATGACGCTATGGCCGAGGGAGCTGCACTTGCCGCAGAATCAGCAAACAAGAAGGGCAAAATTTGTATCTGGGGTGCTGACGGCGAGAAAGATGCACTTGCTATGATTGAAAACGGTTCTATGGCTGGGACAATTTACACTAACAGCTGGGACGAGGGTTCAACGGCTGCGAAAATTGCACTTCTCATGATTGGCTCCGAATATAGTTACACTGTTTTAACGGAGACTCCGAAAGTCATCATGGAACCTATTGTTGTTACAGCTGAAAACGTTAGCTCAATAGCTCCGGCAGATCGTTGGTAA
- a CDS encoding ABC transporter permease, giving the protein MKQLSQTAMRRLISIIMLAVLVCLFTILAGYGQGKFFNFANLIEVVRDASIPAIIGVGVTFLIITSGIDLSTGSMMALVGMVMANIYEYTLWPFKVMVLFGLLTGLFCGLINGLIVAKLNVPEFIGTLATMSIFRAMTYIIAIRNVNGVIKSQAMNHSEYVWLGTGVGKFYYVIMAMILFIVIGQILLRYTRYGTNLYSVGANRKAAVLSGINVAKTRIIAYMLTGFSVAVGAVFTTARLQSATTAIGTDFEFSPIAAAVVGGAALSGGSGDVIGTLIGALFMATLENGVRKLDMNTSFQYIIKGVIIIAVVIFDATYKSRMERKAREQGAKEGLE; this is encoded by the coding sequence TTGAAGCAGCTTAGTCAGACAGCAATGCGCCGGCTTATCTCTATTATCATGCTGGCGGTCTTAGTCTGTCTTTTTACTATACTGGCTGGGTATGGTCAGGGTAAATTTTTTAACTTTGCTAATCTGATCGAGGTTGTTCGTGATGCTTCGATTCCTGCAATTATCGGTGTTGGTGTAACATTTCTCATTATCACATCCGGTATTGATCTCTCTACAGGCAGCATGATGGCTCTTGTCGGCATGGTCATGGCTAATATTTATGAATATACTCTGTGGCCGTTCAAAGTAATGGTGTTATTCGGCCTGCTTACCGGATTATTTTGCGGTCTCATTAATGGGCTTATCGTCGCAAAATTGAATGTCCCTGAATTTATCGGCACTCTTGCTACAATGAGCATTTTCCGGGCAATGACTTATATTATTGCTATTCGTAATGTGAACGGAGTAATCAAGAGTCAAGCTATGAATCATTCCGAATATGTTTGGCTTGGTACAGGTGTCGGAAAATTTTATTATGTAATAATGGCAATGATTTTATTTATTGTAATAGGTCAGATTTTGCTGCGTTATACTCGTTACGGCACGAATCTTTATTCAGTGGGAGCAAATCGTAAAGCCGCCGTGTTGTCAGGTATAAATGTTGCTAAGACTCGTATAATTGCATATATGTTAACTGGCTTTTCTGTTGCGGTGGGTGCGGTTTTCACTACTGCGAGACTTCAGAGTGCTACTACTGCTATTGGTACAGATTTTGAATTCAGCCCTATTGCTGCTGCTGTAGTCGGGGGCGCGGCACTTTCCGGAGGGTCGGGCGATGTTATAGGGACTCTTATCGGAGCTTTATTCATGGCTACTTTAGAAAATGGAGTGCGTAAACTTGATATGAATACTTCATTTCAGTATATTATCAAGGGCGTTATAATTATTGCTGTTGTGATTTTCGACGCTACTTATAAATCCCGTATGGAACGAAAAGCGCGAGAACAGGGAGCAAAGGAGGGACTTGAGTAA